The following proteins come from a genomic window of Corynebacterium sp. P4-C1:
- a CDS encoding alpha/beta hydrolase family protein: MNAISSVRRTLIALVVAVAAAMTLMMAAPGDAEAADNRGWLRPDATGHCTWDPVKYWVQRCDVYSPAMGRNIPVQIVPAARGGNAGLYLLDGLRATERTNAWVKDVNAAAVYGGSNITLVMPIGGEASFYADWANDPKYGDGKPYKWETFLTRELPGYLQRHFGVAPNNNSIIGLSMGGTGAMNLAAKHPNQFRQVLSFSGYLTTTLPGMQTMLRLALLDAGGYNLNAMYGSMINPNRFANDPFLNMQGLRNSDVYISAGSGVPGPADAKYLPEHQAAGAALEFGAMISSRVWEAKARAQGLRVTSDYPAQGLHNWDQFGYQLNKTKGRVLTHMNAW; the protein is encoded by the coding sequence ATGAACGCGATTTCTTCCGTGCGCCGCACGCTGATCGCTCTCGTCGTGGCAGTCGCCGCGGCGATGACGCTCATGATGGCTGCTCCCGGTGACGCGGAGGCAGCAGATAACCGTGGCTGGCTACGCCCTGATGCGACGGGTCACTGCACCTGGGACCCGGTGAAGTACTGGGTTCAGCGATGCGATGTTTATTCCCCGGCCATGGGCCGCAACATCCCGGTCCAGATTGTTCCGGCCGCACGCGGCGGCAACGCGGGCCTGTACCTCCTCGATGGTCTGCGCGCCACGGAGCGCACCAACGCGTGGGTCAAGGACGTCAACGCGGCCGCCGTGTACGGAGGCTCGAATATCACACTGGTCATGCCGATCGGCGGCGAGGCATCCTTCTACGCCGACTGGGCGAACGACCCGAAGTACGGCGACGGCAAGCCTTACAAGTGGGAGACGTTCCTGACCCGTGAGCTGCCGGGCTACCTACAGCGGCACTTCGGTGTCGCGCCGAACAACAACTCCATCATCGGCCTGTCCATGGGCGGCACCGGCGCGATGAACCTGGCCGCGAAGCACCCGAACCAGTTCCGCCAGGTGCTGTCCTTCTCCGGCTACCTGACCACCACGTTGCCGGGTATGCAGACGATGCTGCGCCTGGCGCTGCTGGATGCCGGCGGCTACAACCTGAACGCGATGTACGGTTCCATGATCAACCCGAACCGTTTCGCCAATGACCCGTTCCTGAATATGCAGGGGCTGCGCAACAGTGATGTTTATATCTCCGCCGGTTCCGGCGTTCCTGGCCCAGCCGACGCGAAGTACCTGCCGGAGCACCAGGCAGCCGGCGCAGCGCTCGAGTTCGGCGCAATGATCTCCAGCCGCGTCTGGGAGGCGAAGGCCCGTGCCCAGGGCCTCCGCGTCACCTCCGACTATCCGGCGCAGGGTCTGCACAACTGGGACCAGTTCGGTTACCAGCTGAACAAGACGAAGGGCCGTGTGCTCACGCACATGAACGCTTGGTAA
- a CDS encoding alpha/beta hydrolase-fold protein, which translates to MRFSPRRSPRKVTKGQLLAVAAVPTALAVGVAVVPAVAQNSSSGLSSSLSSGRGISDGLRPSDPPPRTPIEVDEHPQIPGLPEGVSVDRIEWLTQRRVAVFINSPSMPEQPIQVQILLARDWHSNPQAKFPEVWALDGLRARDDESGWTIETNIEQFYADKNVNVIMPVGGESSFYSDWQKPNNGKNYKWETFLTKELVPLLNEKYRSNGKRAVVGLSMGGTAAVNLAERNPHLFNFVGSFSGYLDTTTSGMPLAIKAAQKDAGGYDSEAMWGPLGSQDWIDHDPKLGIENLKGKTVYVSAGSGQDDYGKPGSVATGPAVPAGVGLEVISRMSSQTFERYAKQAGVPIITRYRPSGVHAWDYWQFEMTQAWPHIADALEVSEADRGADCTPVGAIAEATKSGVIGSCVTNEYDVAGGKGKAEEFRGGTAFWSPGTGAQIVFGAILAKYNELGGPAGWLGFPKTGELKTPDGKGRYVHFEHGSVYWTPNTGAQAIPGDMFAAWGASGYERGPLGYPVQEAQAAGGGYVQKFEKGYLSRNPEKDGKTDHFMVYGAIGAKYGELGGARSDLGFPTGNEKKVNGGFFQEFEHGNIYWSPASGAHVIYYGEIFDHWGKNGWEQGKFGWPTTDMKDIPTGGKTISFQNGTLDLVFGQVRERKN; encoded by the coding sequence ATGCGCTTTTCACCCCGACGTTCTCCCCGCAAGGTCACCAAGGGCCAGTTGCTCGCAGTCGCCGCAGTTCCCACAGCACTCGCTGTCGGGGTAGCCGTCGTGCCGGCTGTCGCGCAGAACAGCTCTTCTGGTTTGTCCAGCTCCCTGTCCTCTGGCCGCGGCATCTCTGACGGTCTGCGTCCTTCCGATCCGCCGCCGCGCACCCCGATCGAGGTCGATGAGCACCCGCAGATCCCGGGCCTGCCGGAAGGCGTGTCCGTGGACCGCATCGAGTGGCTGACGCAACGCCGCGTCGCTGTGTTCATCAACTCTCCGTCGATGCCGGAGCAGCCGATCCAGGTGCAGATCCTGCTGGCGCGCGACTGGCACTCCAACCCGCAGGCCAAGTTCCCTGAGGTGTGGGCGCTTGACGGTCTGCGCGCGCGTGACGACGAGAGCGGCTGGACCATCGAGACCAACATCGAGCAGTTCTACGCGGACAAGAACGTCAACGTGATCATGCCGGTGGGCGGCGAGTCCTCCTTCTACTCGGACTGGCAGAAGCCGAACAATGGCAAGAACTACAAGTGGGAGACCTTCCTGACCAAGGAGCTCGTCCCGCTGCTGAACGAGAAATACCGCTCCAACGGGAAGCGCGCTGTCGTCGGCCTGTCCATGGGTGGCACCGCCGCAGTCAACTTGGCGGAGCGCAACCCGCACCTGTTCAACTTCGTGGGTTCTTTCTCCGGCTACTTGGACACCACCACCTCCGGTATGCCGCTGGCCATCAAGGCCGCACAGAAGGACGCTGGCGGCTACGACTCGGAGGCGATGTGGGGTCCGCTGGGCTCCCAGGACTGGATTGACCACGACCCGAAGCTGGGAATCGAGAACCTCAAGGGCAAGACCGTCTACGTTTCCGCCGGCTCTGGCCAGGACGACTACGGCAAGCCCGGTTCCGTGGCCACCGGCCCGGCAGTTCCGGCCGGTGTGGGCCTGGAGGTCATCTCCCGCATGTCCTCCCAGACCTTCGAGCGCTACGCCAAGCAGGCGGGCGTGCCCATCATCACCCGCTACCGCCCGTCCGGTGTCCACGCGTGGGACTACTGGCAGTTCGAGATGACCCAGGCGTGGCCGCACATCGCGGATGCCCTCGAGGTCTCCGAAGCGGACCGCGGCGCCGACTGCACCCCGGTCGGTGCGATCGCTGAGGCCACCAAGAGCGGTGTCATCGGCAGCTGCGTGACCAATGAATACGACGTCGCCGGCGGCAAGGGCAAGGCTGAGGAATTCCGCGGCGGCACCGCATTCTGGTCCCCGGGGACCGGCGCGCAGATCGTGTTCGGCGCCATCCTGGCTAAGTACAACGAGCTGGGCGGCCCGGCTGGCTGGCTCGGCTTCCCGAAGACGGGCGAGCTGAAGACCCCGGACGGCAAGGGACGCTACGTCCACTTCGAGCACGGCTCCGTCTACTGGACCCCGAACACCGGGGCCCAGGCGATCCCGGGTGACATGTTCGCGGCGTGGGGCGCTTCCGGCTACGAGCGCGGCCCGCTCGGTTACCCGGTGCAGGAGGCGCAGGCGGCCGGAGGCGGCTACGTGCAGAAGTTCGAGAAGGGCTACCTTTCCCGCAACCCGGAGAAGGACGGCAAGACCGACCACTTCATGGTCTACGGCGCCATCGGCGCGAAGTACGGCGAGTTGGGCGGCGCCCGCTCCGACCTCGGCTTCCCGACCGGCAACGAGAAGAAGGTCAACGGCGGCTTCTTCCAGGAGTTCGAGCACGGCAACATCTACTGGTCCCCGGCTTCCGGTGCGCACGTGATCTACTACGGCGAGATCTTCGACCACTGGGGCAAGAACGGCTGGGAGCAGGGCAAGTTCGGCTGGCCGACCACGGACATGAAGGACATCCCGACTGGCGGAAAGACCATCTCCTTCCAGAACGGCACGCTGGACCTCGTCTTCGGCCAGGTCCGCGAGCGCAAGAACTAG
- a CDS encoding DUF732 domain-containing protein, producing MRKTAMAAVLAAAGLSLAACGGATVESDDVTATPSSSAPATESATETTGTETATESSSAAAAPAAPADDPAAGEGAASEVENTPDAAPMRPEKDQAYLEALRQGGVNVEGNEEQLIGTGRTICGGSTVTRDAVAGQLIEQQATQLKVEELSKLIESAARDNLC from the coding sequence ATGCGGAAAACAGCTATGGCGGCGGTACTCGCCGCGGCGGGGCTGAGTCTCGCCGCGTGCGGGGGCGCGACCGTGGAAAGCGACGATGTAACCGCTACGCCGTCCAGCTCCGCGCCGGCCACGGAATCGGCTACGGAGACAACGGGGACCGAAACGGCCACCGAGTCCAGCTCGGCAGCGGCGGCGCCGGCAGCTCCCGCCGACGACCCGGCTGCCGGTGAAGGCGCGGCCAGCGAGGTGGAGAACACCCCGGACGCGGCGCCCATGCGTCCGGAGAAAGACCAGGCGTACCTGGAAGCTCTACGCCAAGGCGGAGTGAACGTCGAGGGAAATGAGGAGCAACTGATAGGTACGGGTCGTACGATTTGCGGCGGAAGTACCGTCACGCGTGATGCCGTGGCCGGCCAGCTCATTGAGCAGCAGGCGACGCAATTGAAGGTGGAGGAGCTGTCCAAGCTCATCGAATCCGCGGCACGCGACAACCTCTGCTAG
- a CDS encoding cutinase family protein, giving the protein MRTRRILTIIAALAVIGVIAFGAAQWLGPGEDPVQPFKPEPGPTKAAEPDWCPEVEVISAPGTWESSKDDDPFAPKANPYSFMLSITNPLQQQYDINHVRVWTLPYTAQFKNIQTAHGRAEMSYDDSRNEGTGRLNAELRFIHETCPSTDFVLAGFSQGAVIVGDIASDIGNERGVIPPEKVRGAVMIADGRRENGVGINPGNPVGGIGAEIALQPLNRVVQTVVPGATMRGARDGGFGALNDRAVEICAPDDSVCDAPQDVGDALGRARELVAANGVHAMYATNPNVIPGTTASEWSVEWIRGTIDNKN; this is encoded by the coding sequence GTGCGCACCCGCAGAATTCTCACGATCATCGCCGCTCTCGCCGTCATCGGCGTCATCGCGTTCGGGGCGGCCCAGTGGCTCGGCCCGGGCGAAGACCCGGTGCAGCCGTTCAAACCGGAACCCGGCCCCACCAAGGCGGCGGAGCCGGACTGGTGCCCAGAGGTGGAGGTCATCTCTGCCCCGGGCACGTGGGAGTCGTCGAAGGATGACGACCCGTTCGCGCCGAAGGCGAATCCGTACAGCTTCATGTTGTCGATCACGAACCCGCTGCAGCAGCAGTACGACATCAACCATGTCCGAGTGTGGACGTTGCCGTACACCGCCCAGTTCAAGAACATCCAGACGGCGCACGGCCGCGCGGAGATGAGCTACGACGATTCCCGCAACGAAGGCACCGGCCGCCTGAACGCGGAGCTGCGCTTCATTCACGAGACGTGCCCGTCCACAGATTTCGTGCTCGCGGGGTTCTCCCAGGGCGCGGTGATCGTGGGCGATATCGCCAGCGACATCGGCAACGAGCGGGGCGTGATCCCGCCGGAAAAGGTGCGCGGGGCAGTGATGATTGCTGACGGACGCCGCGAAAACGGCGTGGGCATCAACCCGGGCAACCCGGTGGGCGGCATCGGCGCGGAGATCGCGCTACAGCCGTTGAACCGTGTCGTCCAGACGGTTGTGCCCGGCGCGACCATGCGGGGAGCCCGCGACGGTGGCTTCGGCGCGCTCAACGACCGGGCGGTGGAGATCTGCGCGCCCGATGATTCGGTGTGCGACGCGCCGCAGGATGTCGGGGATGCGCTCGGCCGGGCGCGTGAACTCGTCGCAGCGAACGGCGTGCACGCGATGTACGCGACAAATCCGAATGTGATTCCTGGCACCACAGCGAGCGAATGGTCCGTAGAGTGGATTCGCGGAACTATCGACAACAAAAACTAA
- a CDS encoding FadD32-like long-chain-fatty-acid--AMP ligase, with amino-acid sequence MDLEQLLYQFYDDDKIALPPELSLFQLCEMLYQGSKEMGTGEVHQLRYWDFSEDREGVAVDYTRDEVITRIKAVAARLQQTGQPGNRVAIMAANSPEYLFAFMGAIYAGQVPVPLYDPNEPGHGEQLTAVLADSKAAAVLTNNAGAKAVREFFAEVPRAERPRILVVDALPDSLAESWTAPAEPTELDAVDEVAFLQYTSGSTRLPAGVVLTHRAILTNVLQIYDAVELKMPLRLSTWLPLHHDMGIILTVFVTIMGIEFELMGPRDFIQQPKRWLDQINRREDDDETFVYTVVPNFALDLASRYAAPENPGDYDLSALDGLLIGSEPVTKAAVDAFVETFGPSKLDPQVLRPSYGLAEATLIVSTPQTHERPFFKTFDREQVGAGRVVEAEDGIPFASNGQPVPDMRFAIVDPETHEEVEEGTIGELWLQGDNVAAGYEGREDDTKKTFGNTLRGEGGWLATGDLVAFHQGHLYITGRLKDLVVIAGRNHYPQDIEATVMEASDHVRPDSVAAFAVPGEDAEKLVLLVERVEGAEEASDALAEDAIRAAVTNKHGISPEIVRFYAPNEIARSSSGKIARVVNRAKFLREN; translated from the coding sequence ATGGATCTCGAACAGCTGCTGTACCAGTTCTACGACGACGACAAGATCGCCTTGCCGCCGGAGCTGTCCCTGTTCCAGTTGTGCGAGATGCTCTACCAGGGCAGCAAGGAAATGGGCACCGGTGAGGTGCACCAGCTGCGGTACTGGGACTTCTCGGAGGACCGCGAAGGCGTGGCCGTGGATTACACCCGCGACGAAGTGATCACCCGCATTAAGGCGGTCGCCGCGCGCCTGCAGCAGACCGGCCAGCCGGGCAACCGCGTAGCCATCATGGCGGCGAATTCGCCCGAGTACCTATTCGCGTTCATGGGCGCGATCTACGCCGGCCAGGTGCCTGTGCCGCTGTACGACCCGAATGAGCCGGGTCACGGCGAGCAGCTCACCGCGGTGCTGGCGGATTCGAAGGCGGCGGCGGTGCTGACCAACAACGCCGGTGCCAAGGCGGTCCGCGAGTTCTTCGCCGAGGTGCCGCGCGCGGAGCGTCCGCGCATCCTGGTCGTCGACGCGCTGCCGGATTCGCTCGCGGAGTCCTGGACCGCGCCGGCGGAGCCGACGGAGTTGGACGCTGTCGACGAGGTCGCATTCCTGCAGTACACCTCCGGCTCCACCCGTCTGCCGGCCGGCGTGGTGCTGACTCACCGCGCGATTTTGACGAATGTGCTGCAGATCTACGACGCGGTCGAGCTGAAGATGCCGCTGCGACTGTCCACGTGGTTGCCGCTGCACCACGACATGGGCATCATTCTCACCGTCTTCGTCACCATCATGGGCATTGAATTCGAGCTTATGGGGCCGCGCGACTTCATCCAGCAGCCGAAGCGTTGGCTCGACCAGATCAACCGTCGCGAGGACGACGACGAGACGTTCGTCTACACCGTCGTGCCCAACTTCGCACTGGATTTGGCATCCCGCTATGCCGCGCCGGAGAACCCCGGTGACTACGATCTTTCCGCGCTGGACGGGCTCCTCATCGGCTCCGAGCCGGTGACCAAGGCCGCGGTGGATGCGTTCGTGGAGACCTTCGGCCCGTCGAAGCTCGACCCGCAGGTGCTCCGTCCGTCGTACGGTCTGGCGGAGGCCACGCTGATCGTCTCCACTCCGCAGACTCACGAGCGTCCGTTCTTCAAGACCTTCGACCGCGAGCAGGTCGGTGCCGGCCGCGTTGTGGAGGCCGAGGACGGAATCCCCTTCGCCTCCAACGGCCAGCCGGTCCCAGACATGCGCTTCGCCATCGTCGACCCGGAGACCCACGAGGAGGTCGAAGAAGGGACCATCGGCGAGCTGTGGCTGCAGGGCGACAACGTCGCCGCCGGCTACGAAGGGCGCGAGGACGACACGAAGAAGACCTTCGGCAACACGCTGCGCGGGGAGGGCGGTTGGCTGGCCACGGGCGATCTCGTCGCTTTCCACCAGGGCCACCTCTACATCACCGGACGTTTGAAGGACCTGGTGGTCATCGCCGGGCGCAACCACTACCCGCAGGATATTGAGGCCACGGTCATGGAGGCGTCCGACCATGTCCGCCCGGATTCGGTGGCGGCGTTCGCGGTGCCGGGGGAGGATGCCGAAAAGCTCGTGCTCCTCGTGGAACGCGTGGAGGGCGCGGAAGAGGCCTCCGACGCGCTCGCCGAGGACGCGATCCGCGCGGCGGTGACGAACAAGCACGGCATCAGTCCGGAAATCGTGCGTTTCTACGCGCCGAACGAGATCGCGCGCTCTAGCTCTGGCAAGATTGCCCGCGTGGTCAACCGCGCAAAGTTCCTGCGGGAAAACTAG
- the pks13 gene encoding polyketide synthase Pks13 (Pks13 is a key enzyme in mycolic acid biosynthesis.) produces MTESELTTWLQSWISDATGADTVDPSVPLDNLGLSSRDVVVLSGELERLLDIKLDPTVAYQYPTVEALAHGLLAPTATGAQRLSTSGPAFPAQRTAGLGSGDIAIVGRAGRFPGAQNVDEFWDLLVSGQSVTGPLPEGRWTEYSQDPVMSAKMREQNIQGGYLDDIRTFDNEFFGLSPLEAENMDPQQRIMLELAWEALEDAHIPANRLRGESVGVFVGSSSNDYGMLITSDPASAHPYALTGTSSAVIPNRISYAFDFRGPSMNVDTACSSSLVSVHHAVRALRGGESDVALAGGVNILASPFISTAFAELGVISPSGKISAFSDDADGFVRAEAAGFIVLKRVEDAIADGDEVLAVIKGSATNSDGHSNGLTAPNPEAQVDVLRRAYADAGIDPAAVDLVEAHGTGTALGDPIEATALGQVLGAGRADADPLLLGSAKSNIGHSESAAGVVAMIKVIEALTRSTVPPTANFTTGNKFIDFDATKIEVVEDPREWPEYSGRRIAGVSGFGFGGTNAHIVVSDFDPAEYDVPARVPSAGLVDPANPDTVLLPVSGLLPSRRRELAAAVAESLTDGTDLRAVARTLAGRNHGRSRAVVTASTVEEARKRLGYVAEGKVTQGVAAADAPSPAGPVFVYSGFGSQHRKMVKPLVELSPAFRARIQELDKVVEFESGWSMLDIILDDEQTYDTETGQVTVTAIQIALTDLLASYGITPAATMGMSMGEIAAAYAADGLSAEDAMLIACTRARLMGEGEKTVEGTEQEGAMAVVELSREELEGFVDKHPEAAGVEPAVYAGPGMTTVGGPGKAVDYLVAALEEESKFARKLNVRGAGHTSMLDPILGELAGDIAGIEPKPLRIPHFGSVDGTHRVGETIHDVDYWIRMTRQPVLFQDATEAALAAGHTILVEISPNPVAIMGMMNTAFTVGKPDTQLLFALKRKESEPGTLLDLAAKLYVSGMPVDFAALAGDGARADVPHTPLHRNELWTSARPSSSGSGPLGAKVTLPDGTIVYAAPADQIFSAMQIVELAAAEVDAKANVVAVEERAPLPAAGELTTMVRRGLGGLTITVYNGAILVAEGFASTLDLGQATLPGVTEAPQPAPEVKAAREQLIRGATDDIDVVRWDPATETVEERLRAIVSESMGYDVDDLPDELPLIDLGLDSLMGMRIKNRVENDFQIPPLQVQALREASVADVIAMVEEAVAGNADGAQPMAENDPHRDPAHAVEKAKDAGAGVGVAPRDASERMVFGAWAKYAGQAAAGVTSPLPEIARGQAEQIAAHLTERSGIEVSADDVLAAETLEPLANTVREGLESPVEGNIRVMRERTDETTPSLFVFHPAGGSSVVYQPLTRRLPDNVPVYGIERLEGTLEDRAAAYIADIERLAAGQPIVLAGWSFGGALAYEVAHQLQSRKGTDAEIPVKFIALLDTTQPSNPTPDTPEETKKRWERYAAFAKDTYGLDFEVPYELLETAGEDAMLQMLADFLATTDASEHGLAAGVLEHQRASFVDNQILAKVDMQDWADVDLPVLLFRAERMHDGAIMLEPAYEEIDPDGGWAAIVEDLTIVQLPGDHLAVVDEPAVGIVGKHIAEWIAEVD; encoded by the coding sequence ATGACGGAAAGCGAGCTCACCACCTGGTTGCAGTCGTGGATCTCCGATGCGACGGGGGCTGACACTGTCGATCCGTCTGTTCCGCTGGATAACCTCGGTCTTTCCTCGCGCGACGTGGTCGTGCTGTCCGGCGAGCTCGAGCGGCTCCTGGACATCAAGCTCGACCCGACGGTCGCGTACCAGTACCCGACGGTGGAAGCACTCGCGCACGGCCTGCTCGCTCCGACGGCAACCGGTGCACAGCGCTTGTCGACGTCCGGTCCCGCCTTTCCCGCCCAGCGCACAGCCGGCCTGGGCTCCGGCGACATCGCCATCGTCGGCCGCGCCGGCCGTTTCCCGGGTGCGCAGAATGTCGACGAATTCTGGGATCTGCTCGTCTCCGGCCAGTCGGTCACCGGACCGTTGCCGGAGGGCCGCTGGACCGAATACTCGCAGGACCCGGTGATGTCGGCGAAGATGCGCGAGCAGAATATCCAGGGCGGCTACCTGGACGACATCCGCACCTTCGACAACGAATTCTTCGGCCTGTCCCCGCTTGAGGCGGAGAACATGGACCCGCAGCAGCGCATCATGCTGGAGCTGGCGTGGGAGGCGCTCGAGGACGCGCACATCCCGGCTAACCGGCTGCGCGGGGAGTCCGTCGGTGTGTTCGTGGGGTCGTCCTCGAACGACTACGGCATGCTGATCACCTCCGACCCGGCTTCGGCGCACCCGTACGCGCTGACCGGCACGTCGAGCGCGGTGATCCCGAACCGTATTTCCTACGCTTTCGATTTCCGCGGGCCGTCGATGAATGTGGACACGGCCTGCTCGTCGTCCCTGGTATCGGTCCACCACGCCGTGCGCGCGCTGCGCGGCGGCGAATCCGACGTGGCCCTGGCCGGCGGCGTGAATATCCTCGCCTCCCCGTTCATCTCCACTGCCTTCGCTGAACTCGGCGTGATCAGCCCGTCCGGGAAGATCAGCGCGTTTTCCGACGATGCCGACGGCTTCGTCCGCGCGGAGGCGGCGGGATTCATCGTGCTCAAGCGCGTTGAGGATGCAATTGCCGACGGCGACGAGGTCCTCGCCGTGATCAAGGGCTCGGCGACCAATTCCGACGGCCACTCCAACGGTCTCACCGCCCCCAACCCGGAGGCCCAGGTGGACGTGCTGCGCCGCGCCTACGCCGATGCGGGCATCGACCCGGCTGCGGTGGACCTGGTGGAGGCGCACGGCACCGGCACGGCGCTCGGCGACCCGATCGAGGCGACTGCGCTCGGCCAGGTGCTCGGTGCGGGGCGTGCCGATGCGGATCCGTTGCTGCTCGGCTCGGCGAAGTCGAATATCGGCCACTCCGAGTCCGCTGCTGGCGTGGTGGCCATGATCAAGGTGATCGAGGCCCTGACCCGCAGCACAGTTCCTCCGACGGCGAATTTCACCACCGGCAACAAGTTCATCGACTTCGACGCGACGAAGATTGAGGTCGTCGAGGATCCCCGTGAGTGGCCCGAGTACTCCGGCCGCCGCATTGCCGGCGTGTCCGGCTTCGGTTTCGGCGGCACCAACGCCCACATCGTGGTCAGCGACTTCGACCCGGCGGAATACGATGTTCCCGCCCGCGTGCCGTCTGCCGGCCTGGTCGACCCGGCCAACCCGGACACGGTGCTGCTGCCGGTCTCGGGGTTGCTGCCGTCGCGCCGCCGTGAGTTGGCCGCCGCTGTGGCGGAATCCCTGACCGATGGCACCGACCTGCGCGCCGTCGCCCGCACCCTGGCCGGCCGCAACCACGGCCGTTCCCGCGCGGTGGTCACCGCCTCCACCGTGGAGGAAGCGCGCAAGCGTCTCGGCTACGTCGCTGAGGGCAAGGTCACCCAGGGCGTGGCGGCGGCGGATGCGCCGTCGCCCGCTGGCCCGGTCTTCGTCTACTCCGGTTTCGGCTCCCAGCACCGCAAGATGGTCAAGCCGCTGGTGGAGCTATCACCGGCGTTCCGCGCCCGGATCCAGGAACTGGACAAGGTCGTTGAGTTCGAATCCGGCTGGTCGATGCTGGACATCATTCTCGACGACGAGCAGACCTACGACACGGAAACCGGCCAGGTCACCGTCACCGCCATTCAGATTGCGCTGACGGACTTGCTGGCCAGCTACGGCATCACCCCGGCCGCCACCATGGGAATGTCCATGGGCGAGATTGCCGCGGCATATGCTGCCGACGGCTTGAGCGCCGAGGACGCCATGCTGATCGCCTGCACCCGCGCTCGCCTGATGGGCGAGGGTGAGAAGACCGTCGAGGGCACCGAGCAGGAAGGCGCGATGGCCGTGGTGGAGTTGTCGCGGGAGGAGCTTGAGGGCTTCGTCGATAAGCACCCGGAAGCTGCCGGTGTCGAGCCCGCCGTCTACGCGGGCCCGGGCATGACCACGGTGGGTGGCCCCGGAAAGGCCGTGGACTACCTGGTCGCGGCGCTCGAAGAGGAGAGCAAGTTCGCGCGCAAGTTGAATGTTCGCGGCGCGGGCCACACGAGCATGCTCGACCCGATTCTCGGCGAGCTCGCCGGCGACATCGCGGGCATCGAACCGAAACCGCTCCGGATCCCGCACTTCGGCTCCGTCGACGGCACTCACCGTGTCGGCGAGACGATCCATGACGTGGACTACTGGATCCGCATGACGCGCCAGCCGGTGCTGTTCCAGGACGCCACCGAGGCCGCGCTCGCCGCGGGCCACACGATCCTGGTGGAGATCTCCCCGAACCCGGTGGCGATCATGGGCATGATGAACACGGCGTTCACCGTGGGCAAGCCCGACACCCAGCTGCTCTTCGCCCTCAAGCGCAAGGAGAGCGAGCCAGGCACGCTGCTCGATCTCGCCGCCAAGCTCTACGTTTCCGGCATGCCGGTGGACTTCGCCGCGCTCGCCGGCGACGGTGCCCGCGCCGACGTTCCACACACGCCGCTGCACCGCAACGAACTGTGGACATCCGCGCGCCCGAGCTCCTCCGGCTCCGGCCCGCTCGGCGCGAAGGTGACCCTGCCGGACGGCACGATCGTCTACGCGGCGCCGGCCGACCAGATCTTCTCCGCGATGCAGATCGTGGAGCTCGCCGCCGCCGAGGTCGATGCGAAGGCCAACGTCGTCGCGGTCGAGGAGCGTGCGCCGCTGCCCGCAGCCGGCGAACTGACCACCATGGTCCGCCGTGGCTTGGGCGGGTTGACCATCACTGTCTACAACGGCGCGATCCTCGTTGCGGAAGGCTTCGCCTCCACGCTGGACCTGGGCCAGGCGACGCTTCCGGGCGTGACCGAAGCACCGCAGCCGGCGCCGGAGGTGAAGGCCGCCCGCGAGCAGCTGATCCGCGGCGCCACCGACGACATCGATGTCGTGCGGTGGGACCCGGCGACCGAGACCGTTGAGGAGCGTCTCCGCGCGATCGTGTCCGAATCGATGGGCTACGACGTCGACGACTTGCCCGACGAACTTCCGCTGATCGACCTCGGGCTCGACTCCCTGATGGGCATGCGCATCAAGAACCGTGTCGAGAACGACTTCCAGATCCCGCCGCTGCAGGTGCAGGCGCTCCGCGAGGCGTCTGTCGCCGACGTCATCGCCATGGTGGAGGAAGCCGTCGCCGGCAACGCCGATGGCGCCCAGCCGATGGCGGAAAACGACCCGCACCGCGACCCGGCGCACGCCGTAGAGAAGGCAAAGGATGCCGGAGCCGGCGTCGGCGTCGCCCCGCGCGACGCCTCCGAGCGCATGGTCTTCGGCGCCTGGGCCAAGTACGCCGGCCAGGCAGCCGCAGGTGTGACCTCCCCGCTGCCGGAGATCGCCCGCGGGCAGGCCGAGCAGATCGCCGCGCACCTGACGGAGCGCTCCGGCATCGAGGTCAGCGCCGACGATGTGCTGGCCGCCGAGACCCTCGAGCCGCTGGCTAACACCGTGCGTGAAGGTCTGGAGAGCCCGGTCGAGGGCAATATCCGCGTCATGCGCGAGCGCACTGACGAGACCACACCGTCCCTCTTCGTCTTCCACCCGGCCGGCGGATCCAGCGTGGTCTACCAGCCGCTGACCCGCCGCTTGCCCGATAACGTGCCGGTCTATGGCATCGAGCGTCTTGAAGGCACCTTGGAAGACCGTGCCGCGGCTTATATCGCGGATATCGAGCGCCTTGCCGCCGGCCAGCCGATCGTGCTCGCCGGCTGGTCCTTCGGCGGTGCCCTGGCTTACGAGGTCGCGCACCAGCTGCAGAGCCGCAAGGGAACCGACGCTGAAATCCCGGTGAAATTCATCGCCCTTCTGGACACCACCCAGCCGTCGAACCCGACGCCGGACACCCCTGAGGAGACGAAGAAGCGCTGGGAGCGTTACGCCGCATTCGCGAAAGACACCTACGGCCTTGACTTCGAGGTGCCGTATGAGCTGCTCGAGACCGCGGGTGAGGACGCGATGCTGCAGATGCTCGCTGATTTCCTCGCCACCACCGATGCTTCCGAGCACGGTTTGGCTGCGGGTGTGCTGGAGCACCAGCGCGCGTCCTTCGTGGACAACCAGATCCTGGCCAAGGTGGACATGCAGGACTGGGCCGACGTGGATCTGCCCGTGCTGCTCTTCCGCGCGGAGCGCATGCACGACGGCGCGATCATGCTTGAGCCGGCTTACGAGGAGATCGACCCGGACGGTGGCTGGGCCGCTATCGTGGAGGACCTGACTATCGTGCAGCTGCCGGGCGACCACCTGGCAGTTGTGGATGAACCCGCGGTGGGGATCGTGGGCAAGCACATCGCCGAATGGATCGCCGAGGTGGATTAA